In one Rutidosis leptorrhynchoides isolate AG116_Rl617_1_P2 chromosome 8, CSIRO_AGI_Rlap_v1, whole genome shotgun sequence genomic region, the following are encoded:
- the LOC139863112 gene encoding epi-neemfruitin B synthase L1AT-like: MIGKLLRLSLGRRQLHTIISQEIIKPSSPTPSHLYTYNLSSVDQLAAKAYMPVVFFYPNNDNSNLTSQDKARVLKESLSQTLTRYYPFAGRMSTPITPYVDCNDEGVVFIEAKINRDLEKYINLSQLDKTLDLLFANDLVNYKSPSNTSLVGVQFNHFACGGLGLAVSMSHIIGDGTTLGSFLGHWASVARYGSTDHQEVFPYIPHFIQFPCTDSVQPESRAREVDHTNVISKKFVFPNSKLSDLKKLVHKDINPSRVDVLTSLLYKTAAKAVVKRSGCFKTSYIFMMVNMRNKFVKKLPQSTFGNIALVMLVSTDKHTSETSLSRVVEDIKKTMSEELAGIQSVQQIGEYMKVSRSNMRNQNNLAKVVNGSYWCSSLCGFPFKKMDFGWGKPVSTNLALRSTHKNGFMLVDTINGDGIEALVLLEKENMDIFENDKEMLSFCQN; the protein is encoded by the coding sequence atgataggaAAGCTTCTAAGATTAAGCTTAGGAAGAAGGCAACTTCAcaccattatttctcaagaaataaTCAAACCCTCATCACCAACCCCTTCTCATCTCTATACTTACAATCTTTCCTCTGTTGATCAACTCGCTGCGAAAGCCTACATGCCAGTAGTGTTCTTCTACCCAAACAATGACAATTCCAATTTAACATCACAAGataaagctcgagttctaaaggaaTCATTGTCACAAACTCTAACGCGATACTATCCTTTTGCGGGCAGGATGTCCACACCTATAACACCTTATGTTGATTGTAACGATGAAGGTGTTGTATTCATTGAGGCTAAAATCAATAGAGATCTTGAAAAGTATATAAATTTAAGTCAACTAGACAAAACTCTTGACCTCCTTTTTGCTAATGATTTGGTCAATTACAAGTCTCCTAGTAATACAAGTCTTGTTGGGGTTCAATTCAATCATTTTGCTTGTGGTGGATTAGGGTTGGCTGTATCTATGTCACATATTATTGGTGATGGTACTACTTTAGGCTCGTTTCTTGGTCATTGGGCTTCAGTAGCACGTTATGGTTCGACTGACCACCAAGAGGTATTTCCGTATATTCCTCATTTCATTCAATTTCCATGTACCGACTCTGTTCAGCCAGAGTCTAGAGCTCGTGAAGTTGATCACACAAATGTGATTTCGAAGAAATTTGTGTTTCCTAACTCAAAATTAAGTGACCTTAAAAAATTGGTCCATAAAGACATTAATCCTTCACGAGTTGACGTGTTGACTTCTTTACTATACAAAACTGCAGCGAAAGCAGTCGTAAAAAGATCTGGTTGCTTTAAGACATCTTATATTTTTATGATGGTTAATATGCGTAACAAATTTGTGAAAAAGCTACCTCAATCTACATTTGGAAATATCGCTCTAGTTATGTTGGTATCGACGGACAAGCACACAAGTGAAACTTCCTTAAGTAGGGTTGTTGAAGATATAAAGAAAACAATGTCGGAAGAGCTTGCAGGAATCCAGAGTGTGCAACAAATAGGTGAATATATGAAAGTGTCGCGTTCCAATATGCGAAATCAGAATAATTTAGCAAAAGTTGTGAATGGATCGTATTGGTGTTCTAGTCTATGTGGGTTCCCTTTCAAGAAAATGGACTTTGGATGGGGAAAACCTGTTAGTACTAATCTTGCACTTAGATCTACCCATAAAAACGGTTTCATGTTGGTTGATACTATAAATGGTGATGGTATTGAAGCACTGGTGTTGTTGGAAAAAGAAAACATGGACATATTTGAGAATGATAAGGAGATGCTTTCATTTTGTCAAAACTAG